The following proteins are co-located in the Spinactinospora alkalitolerans genome:
- a CDS encoding MFS transporter, with protein sequence MSETTATPEPTGAPANTRIDRRVVYASTIGTAVEYFDFSVYGYLATILAVLFFHSEDPTAALLATFATFAAAFVLRPVGGIVFGHLGDRIGRRKTLAATVTMMALASFMVGVLPTYAAIGTGATALLVLARCAQGIAAGGELPGAGSYLAETAPPDRRGLMCSFTQFGAYIGALLASLTISLLTAVLTTDQMMAWGWRIPFLAALPLGVVGIYIRTRLEDSPQFNRIKGKGEVPEAPLLEVLTQHKVPLLKTFGLSALTFATYYISYVYLTTHMQTQEGYSPGEAFWSTSIVLAVSCAVMPVFGLLADKIGRRPILVGASIGFLVLSYPLFLMLGSGGVLPYTAHVFMGVMTAALTAVAFTAFTELFISRIRYSGIALGLNLASMVVGGTAPYIAVALIDWTGDPLAPAYFLMTCAVITLAAAWSLKETKGSLLPEG encoded by the coding sequence ATGAGCGAAACGACAGCCACCCCCGAGCCGACCGGAGCACCGGCCAACACCCGAATCGACCGGCGTGTCGTCTACGCCTCGACGATCGGCACCGCGGTCGAATATTTCGACTTCAGCGTCTACGGTTACCTGGCCACGATCCTGGCGGTCCTGTTCTTCCACAGTGAGGACCCGACAGCCGCGCTCCTGGCGACGTTCGCGACCTTCGCCGCCGCATTCGTCCTGCGCCCGGTGGGCGGGATCGTCTTCGGTCACCTCGGTGACCGGATCGGCCGCAGGAAGACGCTCGCAGCCACCGTAACCATGATGGCGCTGGCCAGCTTCATGGTCGGTGTGCTGCCGACCTACGCCGCGATCGGCACCGGTGCGACCGCTCTGCTCGTGCTGGCCCGGTGTGCGCAGGGAATCGCCGCGGGCGGCGAATTGCCCGGCGCGGGCTCCTACCTCGCCGAGACCGCCCCGCCCGACCGACGCGGCCTGATGTGCAGCTTCACCCAGTTCGGCGCCTACATCGGCGCGCTGCTCGCATCACTGACGATCTCGCTGCTCACCGCGGTGCTGACCACGGACCAGATGATGGCGTGGGGCTGGCGCATCCCCTTCCTGGCGGCGCTGCCCCTCGGAGTCGTCGGCATCTACATCCGGACCAGACTTGAGGACTCCCCGCAGTTCAACAGGATCAAGGGGAAGGGCGAGGTGCCCGAAGCGCCGCTACTGGAGGTCCTCACCCAGCACAAGGTCCCCCTGCTCAAGACCTTCGGACTGTCGGCCCTGACCTTCGCCACCTACTACATCTCCTACGTCTACCTCACCACCCACATGCAGACCCAGGAGGGCTACTCCCCGGGCGAGGCATTCTGGTCGACGAGCATTGTCTTGGCCGTCTCGTGCGCGGTCATGCCGGTCTTCGGGCTGCTGGCCGACAAAATCGGACGCCGTCCCATCTTGGTCGGCGCCTCCATCGGCTTCCTCGTGCTGTCCTACCCCCTCTTTCTGATGCTGGGGTCGGGGGGCGTCCTCCCCTACACCGCACACGTGTTCATGGGGGTCATGACGGCGGCCTTGACCGCGGTGGCCTTCACCGCCTTCACCGAGTTGTTCATCAGCCGGATTCGATACAGCGGCATCGCGCTGGGGCTCAACCTGGCGAGCATGGTCGTCGGAGGGACCGCTCCCTACATTGCGGTCGCGCTCATCGACTGGACCGGTGACCCGCTCGCACCGGCGTACTTCCTCATGACCTGCGCCGTCATCACGCTAGCGGCTGCCTGGTCCTTAAAGGAGACGAAGGGGAGTCTGCTGCCGGAAGGCTGA
- a CDS encoding AAA family ATPase — MIRRLTHVKDFRCFQGWRSESGAIDFQRLNLIYAPNGTGKSTLAALLTGVPQDPQWRHGMKITVERSDGTHATIGSAGDPFWDDVRVFSAEYVRANIRFDVEDGDGAPALMYLGERSIERQERHEAAEKRIRELTSELDDVRGQHTREIRLRDRLGTDKARDVGTALAGAAPGFNRGFDRRKVWAALKGGLIPLDELAATETEDRHLIDGAPREKLTPLGIGPISAATLRTGVVEVLARTATSNMIAELRDNRAWADWVQHGVELHRDRAECLLCGSEMTPERLVRLDEHFDEGYTRLQQAISTLQEEVSVLQAQAQAMSQRIPAAQLLHTDLRQRYERETKHFEKNREDFLLCLESQVQALESKKAAPFSAQRPPEAVGTPTLEPVGLDEVIAEHNRRTDTFLADRAAAAAREFHRMLHPIAAQKREHDSTIEELDERVRGMEAELERCRAVLRETHQEELDPYHFLQRLNDDISSLLGHRELVFDYRDQRYQVLRAGEPARNLSEGEKTAIALLYFLQSLEEQGRALKNTVVVVDDPVSSLDERLMFGVYSELQTRLDPGVHCRQLIVLTHSYEFLRHWAKDLKRGKTPEKRRENATLHWMKSVEQDRVGATAARRPVLVSDDLEGPQAKILESEYFHLFRRAALGLLEARTGKSIDADIRIATSVPNDARKLLEQFLGFKFPMQAPNFTNLAEKLSADSQRRTRLVRFLHGKSHNRPGGGFRPVANAEATTVITDVFALMHEADPEHYVQMCRALGLADECDRLRGL; from the coding sequence TTGATCAGGCGACTCACCCATGTCAAAGACTTCCGCTGTTTCCAGGGATGGAGGTCTGAATCCGGCGCCATCGACTTCCAGAGGCTCAACCTGATCTATGCTCCCAACGGCACCGGGAAGAGCACGCTCGCGGCTCTGCTCACGGGGGTGCCGCAGGACCCCCAGTGGCGCCACGGCATGAAGATCACGGTGGAGCGTTCCGACGGCACCCACGCGACCATCGGATCGGCGGGCGATCCGTTCTGGGACGACGTGCGGGTGTTCAGCGCCGAATATGTGCGCGCCAACATCAGGTTCGACGTCGAAGACGGCGACGGCGCGCCCGCGCTGATGTATCTGGGTGAGCGCAGCATCGAGCGTCAAGAGCGGCACGAGGCGGCCGAGAAGCGCATCCGGGAGCTCACCAGCGAGCTGGATGACGTGCGCGGACAGCACACTCGTGAGATCAGGCTCCGTGACCGTCTCGGCACGGACAAGGCCCGCGACGTGGGTACGGCGCTGGCCGGCGCCGCCCCCGGATTCAACCGCGGTTTCGACCGGCGCAAGGTGTGGGCCGCCCTGAAAGGCGGACTCATCCCATTGGACGAGCTCGCGGCGACGGAGACCGAGGACCGCCACCTGATCGACGGAGCCCCACGGGAAAAGCTGACTCCGCTGGGGATCGGACCGATCTCGGCTGCGACACTGCGTACCGGGGTGGTCGAGGTACTGGCCCGCACCGCGACCTCGAACATGATCGCCGAGTTGCGCGACAACCGGGCCTGGGCCGACTGGGTCCAGCACGGGGTCGAACTGCACCGCGACCGCGCTGAGTGCCTGCTGTGCGGATCAGAGATGACGCCGGAACGCCTGGTGCGCCTCGACGAGCACTTCGACGAGGGGTACACCCGACTCCAGCAAGCGATCAGCACCCTGCAGGAGGAGGTCAGCGTCCTCCAGGCGCAGGCCCAGGCCATGTCGCAGCGGATCCCGGCCGCGCAGCTGCTGCACACCGACCTCCGGCAACGGTACGAACGCGAGACCAAGCACTTCGAAAAGAACCGTGAGGACTTCCTGCTATGCCTGGAGAGCCAGGTCCAGGCCCTTGAGAGCAAGAAGGCGGCGCCCTTCTCCGCCCAGCGGCCCCCTGAGGCCGTGGGGACACCGACCCTTGAGCCGGTCGGACTGGATGAAGTCATCGCCGAGCACAATCGGCGCACCGACACCTTCCTCGCCGACCGCGCCGCGGCCGCGGCGCGCGAGTTCCACCGGATGCTCCATCCGATCGCCGCACAGAAGCGGGAGCACGATTCCACGATCGAGGAGCTCGATGAGCGGGTGCGCGGGATGGAGGCCGAACTGGAGCGCTGCCGCGCGGTGCTGCGCGAAACCCACCAGGAAGAACTCGATCCCTATCACTTCCTGCAGCGCTTGAACGATGACATCTCCAGTCTCCTGGGTCACCGTGAACTGGTCTTCGACTACCGGGACCAGCGCTATCAGGTGTTGCGAGCGGGGGAGCCCGCCCGCAACCTGAGCGAGGGGGAGAAGACGGCGATCGCACTGCTGTACTTCCTGCAGAGCCTTGAAGAGCAGGGGCGCGCGCTGAAGAACACCGTCGTGGTCGTCGACGACCCCGTGTCCAGCCTGGACGAGCGGTTGATGTTCGGCGTGTACTCGGAGCTCCAGACGCGGCTGGATCCGGGAGTTCACTGCCGGCAGCTGATCGTGTTGACCCACAGCTATGAGTTCCTGCGTCATTGGGCCAAGGACCTGAAGCGGGGCAAGACCCCTGAGAAGCGTCGGGAGAACGCCACTCTGCACTGGATGAAATCGGTCGAGCAGGACAGAGTCGGCGCCACGGCCGCCCGCAGGCCCGTCCTGGTCTCCGATGATCTGGAGGGCCCTCAGGCCAAGATCCTCGAATCCGAGTACTTCCACCTCTTCCGGCGAGCCGCACTGGGCCTGCTGGAGGCTCGAACGGGGAAATCCATCGACGCCGACATCAGGATCGCCACCTCCGTTCCCAACGACGCCCGAAAACTGCTGGAGCAGTTCCTCGGCTTCAAGTTTCCGATGCAGGCCCCGAACTTCACCAACCTGGCGGAGAAGCTGTCGGCGGACTCCCAGCGACGCACACGGCTGGTGCGGTTTCTGCACGGGAAATCCCACAATCGGCCGGGCGGAGGTTTCCGCCCGGTGGCCAACGCCGAGGCGACCACGGTCATCACCGACGTCTTCGCGCTTATGCACGAGGCCGACCCCGAGCACTACGTCCAGATGTGCAGAGCACTCGGGCTGGCCGACGAGTGCGACCGACTCCGCGGCCTCTGA
- a CDS encoding S28 family serine protease, whose product MSLRSASLSLLAASALVLTGVPAVAQERGGDIADRLEDVPGLTVVEEKPTAEGFRYFVLSYEQPADHARPGEGVFEQRLTLLHRGLDRPTVLHTSGYGVSTTPFRSEPTRLVDGNQISTEQRFFSPSRPDPADWDDLNIRQAAADHHRIVEAINDVYTGEWISTGASKGGMTSVYHRRFYPDDVDGTVAYVAPNDVRDHQDRAYLEFFDTVGDDPSCQQDLEALQREALERRGELVAHYEDLAAANGWTFDNGIGSADAAFEMLVLDTAWAFWQYQPTERCAEVPGTEASTGDIAAFLDDVAGFGFYTDQGIEPYIPYYYQAATQLGTPSVPTDHVEDLLNHPGQFEAATYLPDDMDLPRFDRRAMIDVDRWVRTRGTELLFVDGEYDPWGAEPFRINRNGDRRDAMRFVAPGANHGANIAALAEQDRAEATAALLSWAGVDDEVRTKGDDRVPELDDAEQERRRPL is encoded by the coding sequence TTGTCCTTGCGTTCGGCCTCGTTGTCGCTCCTGGCGGCGTCGGCGCTGGTGCTCACGGGTGTGCCGGCCGTCGCGCAGGAGCGGGGCGGCGACATCGCGGACCGGCTGGAGGACGTCCCCGGCCTCACCGTCGTCGAGGAGAAACCCACGGCGGAGGGCTTCCGCTACTTCGTCCTCAGCTACGAGCAGCCCGCCGACCACGCCCGGCCGGGCGAGGGCGTGTTCGAGCAGCGGCTGACCCTGCTGCACCGGGGCCTGGACCGGCCCACCGTGCTGCACACCAGCGGCTACGGCGTCTCCACCACGCCGTTCAGGTCGGAGCCCACCCGGCTCGTCGACGGCAACCAGATCTCCACCGAGCAGCGGTTCTTCAGCCCCTCCCGCCCCGATCCCGCCGACTGGGACGACCTGAACATCCGGCAGGCCGCGGCCGACCACCACCGCATCGTCGAGGCGATCAACGACGTCTACACCGGGGAGTGGATCTCCACCGGCGCCTCCAAGGGCGGGATGACGTCGGTCTACCACCGCCGCTTCTACCCCGACGACGTCGACGGCACGGTGGCCTACGTCGCCCCCAACGACGTCCGCGACCACCAGGACCGTGCCTACCTGGAGTTCTTCGACACCGTCGGCGACGACCCGAGCTGCCAGCAGGACCTGGAGGCGCTGCAGCGGGAGGCGCTGGAGCGCAGGGGCGAACTGGTCGCCCACTACGAGGACCTCGCGGCCGCCAACGGCTGGACGTTCGACAACGGCATCGGCAGCGCCGACGCGGCCTTCGAGATGCTCGTGCTCGACACCGCCTGGGCCTTCTGGCAGTACCAGCCGACCGAACGCTGCGCCGAGGTCCCCGGCACCGAGGCGAGCACCGGCGACATCGCCGCCTTCCTCGACGACGTGGCCGGGTTCGGGTTCTACACCGACCAGGGCATCGAGCCCTACATCCCGTACTACTACCAGGCCGCCACCCAGTTGGGGACGCCGAGCGTGCCCACCGACCACGTCGAGGACCTGCTGAACCACCCCGGCCAGTTCGAGGCGGCCACCTACCTGCCCGACGACATGGACCTGCCGCGGTTCGACCGGCGCGCGATGATCGACGTCGACCGGTGGGTGCGCACGCGCGGCACCGAACTGCTCTTCGTCGACGGCGAGTACGATCCGTGGGGCGCCGAGCCGTTCCGGATCAACCGCAACGGCGACCGCCGCGACGCGATGCGCTTCGTCGCCCCAGGGGCCAACCACGGCGCGAACATCGCGGCGCTGGCCGAGCAGGACCGGGCCGAGGCGACCGCGGCGCTGCTGAGCTGGGCCGGCGTGGACGACGAGGTGCGGACCAAGGGCGACGACCGCGTTCCCGAGCTGGACGACGCCGAGCAGGAGCGGCGCCGCCCGCTGTAG
- a CDS encoding MFS transporter, with the protein MSTPPTAPPESGGAPAAGPSERRRQQRAWYVYDWANSVFPTTVITVFLGPYLTTVAQAAADEAGTERLGVLGWTMDPTALYPYATSLSVLLQLVLLPAVGAIADHTGRKREMMGALAYLGAFATMGLYFVEGTDYLLGAGLFVLANVAFGASVVVYNSFLPDISTPAERDAVSSRGWAAGYLGGALLLTLNLVLYLSHESFGVQEGHAVRICMVSAGVWWALFTLVPLARLRNRRRGASGAPAASGGRMVLGSFGQLWRTVKGLTAHPRTLVFLVAYVFFNDGIQTVIAFAATFADQALELGQEVQIGTILMVQFVAFGGALLLGAVARRLGTKRTILGSLVVWVAVVSVAPLLQTGSAVQFFVLGFFIAIVLGGTQALSRSLFSHLIPRGKEAEYFGLYEISDKGSAFLGALTIGVALDATGGDYRLAILSLTAFFVIGFVVLLAINIPAGIRAAGNEVPEHI; encoded by the coding sequence ATGTCGACTCCCCCCACGGCGCCCCCGGAATCCGGCGGCGCCCCCGCGGCCGGCCCGTCCGAGCGCCGCCGGCAGCAGCGCGCCTGGTACGTCTACGACTGGGCGAACTCGGTCTTCCCCACCACGGTCATCACGGTCTTCCTCGGGCCCTACCTGACCACGGTGGCGCAGGCCGCGGCCGACGAGGCGGGCACCGAGCGGCTCGGCGTCCTCGGCTGGACGATGGACCCGACCGCGCTCTACCCCTACGCCACCTCGCTGTCGGTGCTGCTGCAGTTGGTGCTGCTGCCGGCGGTCGGGGCGATCGCCGACCACACCGGCCGCAAGCGCGAGATGATGGGCGCGCTGGCCTACCTCGGCGCGTTCGCGACCATGGGGCTGTACTTCGTCGAGGGCACGGACTACCTGCTGGGAGCGGGGCTGTTCGTGCTCGCCAACGTCGCCTTCGGCGCCTCGGTGGTGGTCTACAACTCCTTCCTGCCCGACATCTCCACCCCGGCCGAGCGCGACGCGGTGTCCTCGCGCGGCTGGGCCGCGGGGTACCTGGGCGGCGCGCTGCTGCTCACCCTCAACCTGGTGCTCTACCTCTCCCACGAGAGCTTCGGCGTGCAGGAGGGGCACGCGGTGCGCATCTGCATGGTCTCGGCCGGGGTGTGGTGGGCGCTGTTCACCCTGGTTCCGCTGGCGCGGCTGCGCAACCGCCGGCGCGGGGCGTCCGGCGCCCCGGCGGCCTCGGGCGGGCGGATGGTCCTGGGCAGCTTCGGGCAGCTGTGGCGCACCGTGAAGGGGCTGACCGCCCACCCCAGGACGCTGGTGTTCCTGGTCGCCTACGTCTTCTTCAACGACGGGATCCAGACGGTGATCGCCTTCGCCGCGACCTTCGCCGACCAGGCGCTGGAGCTCGGCCAGGAGGTGCAGATCGGCACGATCCTCATGGTGCAGTTCGTGGCGTTCGGCGGCGCGCTGCTGCTGGGCGCGGTCGCCCGGCGGTTGGGCACCAAGCGGACCATCCTGGGCAGCCTCGTGGTGTGGGTGGCCGTGGTGTCGGTCGCGCCGCTGCTGCAGACCGGCTCGGCGGTGCAGTTCTTCGTCCTCGGCTTCTTCATCGCGATCGTGCTGGGCGGCACCCAGGCGCTGTCGCGTTCGCTGTTCTCCCACCTCATCCCGCGCGGCAAGGAGGCGGAGTACTTCGGCCTGTACGAGATCAGCGACAAGGGCTCGGCGTTCCTCGGCGCGCTGACCATCGGCGTGGCCCTGGACGCCACTGGCGGCGACTACCGGCTGGCGATCCTGTCGTTGACCGCGTTCTTCGTGATCGGCTTCGTCGTGCTGCTGGCGATCAACATTCCGGCGGGGATCCGCGCGGCGGGCAACGAGGTGCCCGAGCACATCTGA
- a CDS encoding glycerophosphodiester phosphodiesterase produces MICEYLSGPSPIGLAHRGGWLVDDSGRVRTELENTALAFQHAIDLGYRYLETDVHATADGVALAFHDATLDRATDRGGAIERLPYSEVKRARVGGSEPVPVLEELLGSWPEARFNIDVKADAAVEPLAEALRRTNAWNRVCVGSFDQRRLDRARRAFGRRVSTSCGPVDVARLRFSCFTPVLSWLARRGVDCVQIPLRRRNFPILSRDLIATAHRLEMQVHVWTINDPALMRRLLDAGVDGIVSDNTVELRRVLAERGAWHNTGRSTV; encoded by the coding sequence GTGATCTGCGAGTATCTTTCCGGCCCCTCCCCCATCGGGCTCGCGCACCGGGGCGGGTGGCTGGTCGACGACTCCGGCCGGGTGCGGACCGAGCTGGAGAACACCGCCCTGGCCTTCCAGCACGCCATCGACCTGGGCTACCGCTACCTGGAGACCGACGTGCACGCCACCGCCGACGGGGTGGCGCTGGCCTTCCACGACGCCACGCTGGACCGCGCGACCGACCGCGGGGGCGCGATCGAGCGGCTGCCCTACTCCGAGGTGAAGCGGGCCAGGGTGGGCGGCAGCGAGCCGGTCCCGGTGTTGGAGGAGCTGCTCGGCTCCTGGCCCGAGGCCCGGTTCAACATCGACGTCAAGGCCGACGCCGCGGTCGAGCCGCTGGCCGAGGCGCTGCGCCGCACCAACGCCTGGAACCGGGTGTGCGTGGGCTCCTTCGACCAGCGCCGGCTGGACCGGGCTCGGCGCGCCTTCGGCCGGCGGGTGAGCACGTCGTGCGGGCCGGTGGACGTCGCGCGGCTGCGCTTCTCCTGCTTCACGCCCGTGCTGTCCTGGCTCGCCCGGCGCGGCGTCGACTGCGTCCAGATCCCGCTGCGCCGGCGGAACTTCCCGATCCTCAGCCGGGACCTCATCGCCACGGCGCACCGTCTGGAGATGCAGGTGCACGTGTGGACGATCAACGATCCGGCGCTGATGCGGCGGCTGCTCGACGCGGGCGTGGACGGCATCGTCAGCGACAACACCGTGGAGCTGCGCCGGGTCCTCGCCGAACGCGGCGCCTGGCACAATACCGGGCGCAGCACCGTCTGA
- a CDS encoding Rv3235 family protein has product MSPHGHRPRHSWTAVRPRAALAGRARPVRHRRADELSQLVQFVAEVLAGQRDPSHLRAHMSERAYQTLRRRAGAYRCARRPRLRAAHLHCPAPGVTEVSGVVDCGPRHRALALRVDSVRHAWLCTHVETDVGHPM; this is encoded by the coding sequence ATGTCCCCCCATGGTCACCGGCCGCGCCACTCCTGGACCGCCGTCCGCCCCCGTGCCGCGCTCGCGGGACGGGCACGCCCCGTCCGCCACCGCCGCGCCGATGAGCTGTCGCAGCTCGTCCAGTTCGTCGCCGAAGTCCTCGCCGGTCAGCGCGATCCTTCCCACCTGCGCGCACACATGTCCGAACGCGCCTACCAGACCCTGCGGCGCCGCGCCGGCGCCTACCGCTGCGCCAGGCGGCCCCGGCTGCGCGCGGCGCACCTGCACTGCCCCGCGCCGGGTGTCACCGAGGTCAGCGGTGTGGTCGACTGCGGTCCTCGCCACCGGGCCCTGGCGCTGCGGGTGGACTCCGTGCGGCACGCCTGGCTGTGCACCCACGTCGAGACCGATGTCGGGCACCCGATGTGA
- a CDS encoding Gfo/Idh/MocA family protein, with protein MGDHVLGIAMNGVTGRMGYRQHLTRSVLAIREAGGVVLPDGSRVVPEPVLVGRSERKLREIASRHGIERWTTDLDSVLSDDGISVYFDAQITSAREEAVRAAIAAGKHVYTEKPTANTLAAALELAKLARAAGVKNGVVQDKLFLPGLLKLRRLVDAGFFGRILSVRGEFGYWVFEGDWQEAQRPSWNYRTEDGGGIVLDMFPHWHYVLEHLFAPVRAVTARAVTHIPERVDEAGHPYAATADDAAYAVFELDGGVVAQINSSWTTRVNRDELVEFQVDGTQGSAVAGLWNCRVQHRAMTPKPTWNPDLPTGERYRAQWQEVPDNAEFGNGFKAQWELFLRHVVADEPFPHDLLSGARGLQMAEAGLHSSRTGRRVELEEVSLS; from the coding sequence ATGGGTGATCACGTGCTGGGCATCGCCATGAACGGCGTGACCGGCCGGATGGGGTACCGCCAGCATCTGACGCGGTCGGTCCTCGCCATCCGGGAGGCCGGCGGGGTCGTGCTGCCGGACGGTTCGCGGGTCGTCCCCGAGCCGGTCCTGGTGGGCCGGTCCGAGCGCAAGCTGCGTGAGATCGCCTCGCGGCACGGCATCGAACGCTGGACGACGGACCTGGACTCGGTGCTCTCCGACGACGGGATCTCGGTGTACTTCGACGCCCAGATCACCAGCGCGCGCGAGGAGGCCGTGCGCGCGGCGATCGCCGCGGGCAAGCACGTCTACACCGAGAAGCCCACGGCCAACACCCTGGCCGCAGCGCTGGAGCTGGCCAAACTGGCGCGCGCGGCGGGGGTGAAGAACGGGGTGGTGCAGGACAAGCTGTTCCTGCCCGGACTGCTCAAGCTGCGGCGGCTCGTCGACGCCGGCTTCTTCGGCCGGATCCTGTCGGTGCGCGGCGAGTTCGGCTACTGGGTGTTCGAGGGGGACTGGCAGGAGGCGCAGCGCCCTAGCTGGAACTACCGGACCGAGGACGGCGGCGGGATCGTGCTGGACATGTTCCCGCACTGGCACTACGTCCTGGAGCACCTGTTCGCCCCGGTGCGTGCGGTCACCGCACGGGCCGTCACCCACATCCCCGAACGCGTCGACGAGGCCGGGCACCCCTACGCCGCGACCGCCGACGACGCGGCCTACGCCGTCTTCGAGCTGGACGGCGGCGTCGTGGCCCAGATCAACTCCTCCTGGACCACCCGGGTCAACCGCGACGAACTGGTGGAGTTCCAGGTCGACGGCACCCAGGGCAGCGCGGTGGCCGGTTTGTGGAACTGCCGGGTCCAGCACCGCGCGATGACGCCCAAGCCCACCTGGAACCCCGACCTGCCCACCGGCGAGCGCTACCGCGCCCAATGGCAGGAGGTGCCCGACAACGCCGAGTTCGGCAACGGCTTCAAGGCCCAGTGGGAGCTGTTCCTGCGGCACGTGGTGGCCGACGAGCCCTTCCCGCACGACCTGCTCTCCGGCGCCCGCGGCCTGCAGATGGCCGAGGCGGGCCTGCACTCCTCGCGCACGGGGCGCCGGGTGGAACTGGAGGAGGTGTCGCTGTCATGA
- a CDS encoding dihydrodipicolinate synthase family protein: MTGRILHLPDADGGLAPYVPLSAEARLPRSAGAPRSRTAYAAAHVVADPLADNAPGAPARIDWEATLAFRHHLWDLGMGVADAMDTAQRGMGLDWPATAELIRRSAAEAASRGAALVCGTGTDHLGADARDLDSVVAGYADQLEVVEGAGATPVLMASRHLAAIAQGPQDYAKVYGRLLEQVRGPVVLHWLGTAFDPALAGYWGHTEPADAVPVVAELIREHAARIDGIKVSLLDEALEVRLRGLLPDGVRLYTGDDFNYPALIKGDGARHSHALLGVFAAIAPAASAALHALDEGDTAAYDALLEPTVPLARHLFARPTYYYKTGIAFLAWLNGHQPGFAMVSGLQSARSLPHLAQAFRLADAAGVLTDPETAVARMRRLLAVAGVER; the protein is encoded by the coding sequence ATGACCGGCCGCATCCTGCACCTTCCCGACGCCGACGGCGGCCTGGCCCCCTACGTCCCGCTCTCGGCCGAGGCCAGGCTGCCACGCTCGGCCGGGGCCCCGCGCTCGCGCACCGCCTACGCCGCGGCCCACGTCGTGGCCGACCCCCTGGCCGACAACGCCCCGGGCGCCCCGGCCCGGATCGACTGGGAGGCCACGCTGGCCTTCCGCCACCACCTGTGGGACCTCGGCATGGGCGTCGCCGACGCCATGGACACCGCCCAGCGCGGCATGGGGTTGGACTGGCCGGCCACCGCCGAGCTGATCCGCCGCTCGGCCGCCGAGGCCGCCTCCCGGGGCGCCGCGCTGGTGTGCGGGACCGGGACCGACCACCTGGGCGCCGACGCCCGCGACCTGGACTCCGTCGTGGCCGGCTACGCCGACCAACTGGAGGTCGTGGAGGGGGCCGGGGCCACCCCGGTGCTCATGGCCAGCCGGCACCTCGCCGCGATCGCCCAGGGGCCCCAGGACTACGCCAAGGTCTACGGGCGGCTGCTGGAGCAGGTGCGCGGGCCGGTGGTCCTGCACTGGCTCGGCACCGCCTTCGACCCGGCGCTGGCCGGGTACTGGGGGCACACCGAGCCCGCCGACGCCGTGCCGGTCGTCGCCGAGCTGATCCGCGAGCACGCGGCGCGCATCGACGGCATCAAGGTCTCGTTGCTGGACGAGGCCCTGGAGGTCCGGTTGCGCGGGCTGCTGCCCGACGGGGTCCGGCTCTACACCGGCGACGACTTCAACTACCCCGCGCTGATCAAGGGCGACGGCGCCCGGCACTCCCACGCGCTGCTCGGCGTGTTCGCCGCGATCGCGCCGGCGGCCTCGGCCGCGCTGCACGCCCTCGACGAGGGCGACACCGCGGCCTACGACGCGCTGTTGGAGCCCACCGTCCCGCTGGCCCGGCACCTGTTCGCCCGGCCGACCTACTACTACAAGACCGGCATCGCCTTCCTCGCCTGGCTCAACGGCCACCAGCCCGGATTCGCCATGGTCTCGGGCCTGCAGAGCGCTCGCTCGCTGCCGCACCTGGCCCAGGCGTTCCGGCTCGCCGACGCCGCCGGGGTGCTCACCGACCCCGAGACGGCGGTGGCGCGCATGCGCCGCCTGCTCGCTGTGGCGGGGGTGGAGCGGTGA
- a CDS encoding sugar phosphate isomerase/epimerase family protein: MTANPASTTAPLDVPSGTPAAVATPGPGDPRLARLGLNQATVKRWSLRETVQGCLRAGIPAVGLWREPVAETGLAAAARLVRDSGLRVSSYCRGGFLTGADRAAAVDDNRRAIDEAAELGAACLVMVVGGLPGGSRDLAGARGRVTEALAELAPHAAERGVRLGLEPLHPMFCADRAVLSTLGQALDVAEALPAETVGVVVDAYHVWWDPQVTEQIRRAGPRIVSFQACDWVLPLPADALLGRGMVGDGHIDVRALRERVDAAGYAGDIEVEIFNADIWAADGDEVAATVARRHVQHVV, encoded by the coding sequence GTGACGGCGAACCCCGCGAGCACGACCGCCCCCCTCGACGTGCCGTCCGGGACCCCGGCGGCGGTGGCCACCCCGGGGCCCGGCGACCCGCGGCTGGCGCGGCTGGGTCTCAACCAGGCCACCGTCAAGCGCTGGAGCCTGCGCGAGACGGTGCAGGGCTGCCTGCGCGCCGGGATCCCCGCGGTGGGCCTGTGGCGCGAGCCCGTGGCCGAGACCGGGCTCGCCGCCGCCGCGCGGCTCGTCCGCGACTCGGGGCTGCGGGTCTCCTCCTACTGCCGCGGCGGCTTCCTGACCGGCGCCGACCGCGCGGCCGCGGTCGACGACAACCGCAGGGCGATCGACGAGGCCGCCGAACTGGGGGCGGCCTGCCTGGTCATGGTGGTCGGCGGGCTCCCCGGCGGCAGCCGCGACCTGGCGGGGGCGCGCGGACGCGTCACCGAGGCCCTCGCCGAACTCGCCCCCCACGCAGCCGAACGCGGCGTCCGCCTCGGCCTGGAGCCGCTGCACCCGATGTTCTGCGCCGACCGGGCCGTGCTGTCGACGCTGGGCCAGGCGCTCGACGTCGCCGAGGCCCTGCCCGCCGAGACCGTCGGCGTGGTGGTCGACGCCTACCACGTGTGGTGGGACCCGCAGGTGACCGAGCAGATCCGGCGGGCCGGGCCGCGCATCGTCTCCTTCCAGGCATGCGACTGGGTGCTTCCGCTGCCGGCCGACGCCCTGCTCGGGCGCGGCATGGTCGGCGACGGCCACATCGACGTGCGGGCCCTGCGCGAACGCGTCGACGCGGCCGGATACGCCGGCGACATCGAGGTCGAGATCTTCAACGCCGACATCTGGGCCGCCGACGGCGACGAGGTCGCCGCCACCGTGGCGCGCCGGCACGTCCAGCACGTCGTCTGA